A stretch of Eleutherodactylus coqui strain aEleCoq1 chromosome 9, aEleCoq1.hap1, whole genome shotgun sequence DNA encodes these proteins:
- the SLC52A2 gene encoding solute carrier family 52, riboflavin transporter, member 2 — MELTVHSLLMHALVALFGMGSWVSVNSLWVELPVIVKELPEGWNLPAYLTMIIAFGNIGPLAVTLSHRFCPGCISEPWLIRSIHAISLLSSGFLALFWDRRAMVAGEEHSVPFLLLAYLLALGCCTSNVTFLPFMYSFPQEYIRSFFIGQGLSALFPCMLALGQGVGRLECRNNTFNNGTVPHYMQENFSAFSYFWGVFSLLVISALSFAILIFWSTRTKKQLEQEIGASSAQNGGNSSEDSYPLRTPEQEKYEDVAIVMGQTFWTSRNIYLLVLLGLSNALTNGVLPSVQTYSCLPYGADAYHLSVVLSNIANPAACFIAMCVLCRSSLGLGIIMAAGVVFGGYLMALAALSPCPPLLGSTAGVVLVIVSWSLFMGLLSYLKVVIGSLLHEAGHSALLWCGAVIQAGSLLGALVMFPMLSVYHLFHSSQDCEDNCPL, encoded by the exons ATGGAGTTGACCGTCCACTCGCTTCTCATGCACGCTCTCGTCGCCCTCTTTGGGATGGGCTCCTGGGTGTCTGTAAACTCCTTGTGGGTAGAGCTTCCTGTTATTGTGAAGGAGCTTCCAGAAG gaTGGAACCTCCCTGCATACCTGACCATGATCATTGCCTTTGGGAACATTGGCCCCCTGGCTGTCACTCTCAGTCACCGCTTCTGTCCTGGTTGTATCTCAGAACCGTGGCTGATTCGCTCCATCCATGCAATTAGCCTACTGTCTTCGGGCTTCCTGGCCCTGTTCTGGGACCGGCGTGCTATGGTGGCCGGCGAGGAGCACTCTGTGCCTTTCCTGCTGCTCGCGTATCTGCTGGCTCTGGGCTGCTGCACCTCCAATGTCACCTTCCTGCCCTTCATGTACAGCTTCCCGCAGGAGTACATACGCAGCTTTTTCATTGGCCAGGGGCTCAGCGCCCTCTTCCCCTGCATGCTGGCTCTGGGTCAGGGTGTGGGGCGACTGGAGTGCAGAAATAACACATTTAATAATGGCACTGTACCCCATTACATGCAGGAGAACTTTTCTGCCTTTTCCTACTTTTGGGGCGTCTTTTCCCTGCTTGTAATCTCCGCTCTCTCATTCGCCATCCTGATATTCTGGAGTACAAGAACCAAGAAGCAGCTGGAGCAGGAAATCGGGGCATCGAGTGCTCAAAACGGTGGTAACAGCTCCGAGGACTCGTACCCCCTGAGGACACCAGAGCAGGAGAAGTATGAGGACGTAGCCATCGTTATGGGGCAAACGTTCTGGACCTCCAGGAACATCTACCTGTTGGTCCTGCTGGGACTGTCCAATGCTCTGACCAATGGTGTCCTCCCCTCCGTACAGACGTACAGCTGCCTGCCCTATGGAGCAGACGCCTATCACCTATCTGTAGTCCTCAGCAACATTGCCAATCCGGCTGCTTGTTTCATCGCCATGTGTGTTCTGTGCAG GTCGTCTCTAGGCCTCGGGATAATCATGGCTGCAGGAGTCGTGTTTGGAGGGTATCTAATGGCCCTTGCTGCTCTCAGTCCTTGCCCTCCCTTGTTGGGGAGCACAGCGGGTGTCGTCTTGGTG ATTGTGTCTTGGTCCCTCTTCATGGGTCTTTTGTCGTACCTGAAGGTTGTGATTGGCAGCCTGCTCCATGAAGCTGGGCACAGTGCCCTCCTGTGGTGTGGTGCTGTAATCCAGGCGGGCTCACTCCTGGGTGCACTAGTGATGTTCCCCATGCTCAGTGTCTATCACCTGTTCCACAGCAGCCAAGACTGTGAAGACAACTGCCCCTTGTGA